From one Caldithrix abyssi DSM 13497 genomic stretch:
- a CDS encoding transporter: MISVFKKRTRRLKRLSGFSLIVIILGLAGSLFSQANWAVSSSLTINSGDYIYQQRTDNYYLNAGLRYSAQKWTVSASVPFILQNSAVYQQEPISFSANGHGMNNPTTTTLSNNLEAGIGDIYLYGEYQLWNGSLIAPSVVMTTQLKVPTTNRLTLFSTGKFDYGLGLALRKWVKTFNAFAEISYLRIGDQEEITYLDPLGYGLGIGKFFANGKYSTSLYFKGYSKIIQGVDPPRQLALGFFTMFSGKSVLSFYLIKGLSESSPDFGLSSGIDWKL, translated from the coding sequence ATGATAAGCGTTTTCAAAAAACGAACCAGAAGGCTTAAAAGGCTTTCTGGTTTTTCCCTAATTGTCATTATTTTAGGGCTGGCGGGGAGCCTTTTTTCGCAAGCCAATTGGGCTGTAAGTTCGTCTTTAACCATTAATTCTGGCGACTACATCTACCAGCAACGTACAGACAATTATTACCTGAACGCCGGATTACGTTACAGCGCTCAAAAGTGGACGGTCTCGGCTTCGGTGCCTTTCATTCTTCAAAATAGCGCGGTTTATCAACAAGAGCCAATTAGCTTCTCTGCAAACGGACACGGAATGAATAATCCCACAACTACGACGCTATCGAATAATCTGGAGGCCGGCATTGGGGATATTTATCTATACGGAGAATACCAACTGTGGAATGGATCGTTGATTGCACCTTCGGTTGTGATGACGACTCAATTGAAAGTGCCGACTACCAATCGATTAACTCTGTTCAGCACCGGTAAATTTGATTATGGATTGGGTTTGGCTTTGCGGAAATGGGTTAAAACCTTTAACGCTTTCGCAGAAATCAGTTATTTAAGAATTGGCGATCAGGAAGAAATTACGTATTTGGATCCTTTGGGTTATGGTTTGGGAATTGGGAAGTTTTTTGCCAATGGCAAATATTCAACTTCTCTTTATTTTAAAGGTTATTCAAAAATTATTCAAGGTGTCGATCCGCCGCGTCAATTAGCTCTGGGCTTTTTTACCATGTTTTCCGGTAAAAGCGTTTTATCGTTTTACCTGATAAAAGGGCTAAGCGAAAGCAGTCCAGATTTTGGTTTGAGTAGCGGTATTGATTGGAAATTGTAA
- a CDS encoding SHOCT domain-containing protein, with translation MMFGMGFGSIFGILILLLIGWGVLNFVNVNRGQRTSFLPQRNAAGASDALEILKQRYARGEISKEEYERMKQDITGL, from the coding sequence ATGATGTTTGGAATGGGATTCGGATCCATTTTTGGAATACTTATTTTACTGCTCATAGGTTGGGGCGTATTAAATTTTGTTAACGTAAATCGCGGACAAAGAACGTCATTTTTGCCGCAGAGAAACGCCGCCGGCGCTTCTGATGCGCTGGAAATTTTAAAGCAACGCTACGCCCGCGGTGAAATTTCTAAAGAAGAATACGAGCGCATGAAACAGGATATTACCGGGTTGTAA
- a CDS encoding sensor histidine kinase: MNKKYWLVIIVVLILTITYFHYHTPTSIWQFHLILMQLYFIPILLAAFQFGIKGGVISALAITVFYLPHVFLQWGGLVETNLLRFLQVLLFNVIGYLTGLKAEGERKETEKYRKLAEKLKELNEQQKQQSELLLEMERKLRMADRLAIIGELTASLAHEVRNPLASIRGSIQILKEQAPENLKASEFFTILEHETQRINTVVDNYLNFARRPAQSKSTINLYEVLDILIKMIESKARKQNVSIQTAFEENLPLFDSDPNALKQVLMNLLLNGLQAMPEGGRLIVQARQDNGQLIISIIDRGKGMTEEQLEKIFQPFYTTKKEGTGLGLSIVKRIADENNWQIKAESKLNEGSRFDLIIPLPSA, from the coding sequence ATGAATAAAAAGTATTGGCTGGTCATCATCGTGGTTCTCATTCTTACAATAACATATTTTCATTACCATACACCCACTTCCATCTGGCAGTTTCATCTGATCTTGATGCAATTGTATTTCATTCCCATTTTGCTGGCTGCTTTTCAGTTTGGCATAAAAGGGGGGGTAATTTCTGCGCTGGCCATCACCGTTTTTTATTTGCCCCATGTGTTTTTACAGTGGGGCGGCCTGGTAGAAACCAATTTACTGCGCTTTTTGCAGGTACTTCTTTTTAATGTTATCGGTTATTTAACCGGCTTAAAGGCCGAAGGCGAAAGGAAAGAAACCGAAAAATACCGAAAACTGGCTGAAAAGCTAAAAGAATTAAACGAACAACAAAAACAGCAATCCGAATTATTGCTGGAAATGGAGCGCAAACTTCGGATGGCGGACCGGCTGGCAATCATTGGCGAGTTAACGGCCAGCCTGGCTCATGAAGTGAGAAATCCGCTGGCCTCCATTCGCGGTTCCATTCAAATTCTAAAAGAGCAGGCGCCAGAAAATTTAAAAGCATCCGAGTTTTTTACCATACTGGAGCACGAAACGCAGCGCATCAACACCGTTGTGGATAATTACCTTAATTTTGCGCGCAGACCCGCACAGTCGAAATCGACAATCAACCTTTACGAAGTGCTGGATATCTTAATTAAAATGATAGAAAGCAAGGCGCGAAAACAAAACGTAAGCATTCAAACCGCTTTTGAAGAAAATTTACCGCTTTTTGATTCCGACCCCAACGCTTTAAAACAGGTGCTTATGAACCTGCTGTTAAATGGCCTGCAGGCCATGCCCGAAGGCGGCCGTCTCATCGTCCAGGCCCGCCAGGACAACGGCCAACTAATTATTTCAATCATTGACAGGGGGAAGGGAATGACAGAGGAGCAACTGGAGAAGATATTTCAACCTTTTTACACAACCAAAAAAGAAGGTACGGGCCTGGGATTATCCATCGTAAAAAGAATTGCCGACGAAAATAACTGGCAAATTAAAGCCGAAAGTAAATTAAACGAAGGCAGCCGATTCGACTTGATTATTCCCCTGCCATCGGCTTAA
- a CDS encoding dicarboxylate/amino acid:cation symporter: MKLKSVSLHWQILIGLILGVLLAVVSRIFQFESFVIEDVALLGDVFIRALKMIIVPLIVSSIISGVTNLSDAEHFGRLSLKTISYYVMTSILAILTGLILVNLIAPGIGANLSFQEMPEGLETSVQSFSDLLIRIIPENPLAAMARGEILPTIFFSLLFGFFITRAPEPYKTQLTGFFQAVFEVMMGLTHFIILFAPVGVFALIAKVIAQTGFDAVLPLFKYMVTVILGLLIHATVTLPLLVYFLGGISPLKHFKAMSAALMTAFSTSSSSATLPLTMDSIENNAGVSNKVSSFVLPLGATINMDGTALYECVAAMFIAQVYGIELSFGQQMIVVMTALLASIGAAGIPMAGLVMITIILKAVGLPLEGIGMILAVDRILDMLRTSVNVWSDSCGAVLIARSEGEDKLRVLKSGRA; this comes from the coding sequence ATGAAGCTTAAATCTGTTTCTTTACACTGGCAAATTTTGATTGGTTTAATCCTTGGCGTCCTTCTGGCCGTCGTTTCTCGTATTTTTCAATTTGAATCCTTTGTAATTGAAGACGTTGCCCTGTTAGGCGACGTTTTTATTCGCGCATTAAAAATGATTATTGTGCCGCTGATTGTTTCTTCTATTATTTCCGGCGTTACCAATTTAAGCGATGCAGAGCATTTTGGGCGTTTGTCTTTAAAAACGATTAGTTACTATGTTATGACCAGTATCCTGGCCATTCTTACCGGTTTGATATTGGTCAATTTAATAGCGCCTGGTATAGGCGCCAATCTTAGTTTTCAAGAGATGCCTGAGGGGCTGGAGACCTCGGTTCAGAGTTTTAGTGATCTGTTGATACGCATTATCCCGGAAAATCCCCTTGCGGCCATGGCCAGAGGAGAGATATTGCCAACGATATTTTTCTCTTTGTTGTTTGGCTTTTTTATTACACGCGCTCCGGAGCCGTATAAAACACAGCTTACCGGTTTTTTTCAGGCGGTTTTTGAAGTAATGATGGGCTTAACGCATTTCATTATCCTTTTTGCGCCCGTTGGCGTCTTTGCTTTGATTGCCAAAGTGATTGCTCAAACCGGTTTTGATGCGGTTTTGCCGCTGTTTAAATATATGGTAACCGTTATCCTGGGCTTGCTCATTCACGCAACCGTTACGCTGCCACTTTTGGTTTATTTTCTTGGCGGCATTTCACCGTTAAAACATTTTAAAGCCATGTCGGCCGCGTTGATGACCGCTTTTTCCACTTCCTCTTCTTCGGCCACCCTGCCCTTAACCATGGATTCCATTGAAAACAATGCCGGCGTTTCGAACAAGGTGAGTAGCTTTGTGTTGCCGCTGGGGGCAACCATTAATATGGACGGCACGGCTCTTTACGAGTGTGTGGCGGCCATGTTTATCGCTCAGGTTTACGGCATCGAACTTTCGTTCGGGCAGCAGATGATTGTGGTGATGACGGCCCTGCTGGCCAGCATCGGTGCCGCCGGCATCCCCATGGCCGGACTGGTGATGATTACCATCATTCTGAAAGCGGTGGGCCTGCCGCTGGAAGGCATTGGCATGATTCTGGCGGTGGATCGTATTCTGGATATGTTAAGGACTTCGGTAAATGTGTGGAGCGATAGCTGCGGGGCGGTGCTGATTGCGCGCAGTGAAGGAGAAGACAAACTCAGAGTTCTAAAAAGCGGACGGGCTTAA
- a CDS encoding PilZ domain-containing protein, protein MERRELPRLVLNNTSVRFKKLNPAAFWTRLSPHFSIHDLSKSGLSFKTDFPVSKGEKVYLKVFFSDGNAITLKGIVKWRKELSNGSNMSLVGVQFLPFGKNSDYNDLSSLNYLRKLLPSTHVGSQISNEFNEHLE, encoded by the coding sequence ATGGAGCGTAGAGAATTGCCCCGTTTGGTATTAAATAATACCAGTGTGCGGTTTAAAAAATTAAACCCCGCCGCATTCTGGACGAGACTCTCCCCTCATTTTAGCATACATGATCTTTCGAAAAGCGGTTTATCTTTTAAAACAGATTTCCCTGTTTCAAAAGGTGAGAAGGTCTATTTAAAGGTGTTTTTTAGCGATGGCAATGCCATTACTCTAAAGGGGATTGTAAAGTGGCGTAAAGAATTGAGCAATGGCAGCAACATGTCGTTGGTAGGTGTCCAGTTTTTACCCTTTGGGAAAAATTCGGATTATAATGACCTCTCTTCTCTTAATTATCTCCGTAAATTGCTGCCCTCCACCCATGTCGGTTCACAGATTTCCAATGAATTTAATGAACATCTCGAATAA
- a CDS encoding T9SS type A sorting domain-containing protein, with translation MMRFLVLTLFVLSNILLAKTTVISHSPQSVSVVPTNEGARISWELNLPDTVLSFNNSVPYGIWSPHLNQALGCVFDLSAFPNATLEQIDFVHYSRQKMHGPYYYRILFFDMDSSKLFYTIDSLQAGDSFDFPRFEVGVPLGSIPARDRVGIFVEGLSSPDGSNAFPALMTDSSEYVPGISYYLADVNDPFLASDPNYTNFYELSEVANGATNLLLDLWINTGGNKTSGANLRVQPALSRPNSFSDDGLVGFLEPSVAKAMQITQNQSIIDGFYIYRGDTTDGQFEQIAEVTAEVRQYIDANPLSDSSYFYAVSSFNEMTTSIKKISAYFQPPVLTINEARVDNDNDFSPDLSGKIVAVRGTVVSPNFSDKVQFFINDKEGGILLYSSRFSLDLKIGDSLFVYGKITQYKGLTEIALDSAAQVQVIGQKEHPPMPLTLADVGEAYEGQLAIFTGLRIVNPADWPAEGNNGASVMVTDGQDTVALFIDKDTDLDGWTPPVGTFSMIAIVDQYTNNVPASDGYELRPRSRDDFAPETAIETPLPAVKQFDLKPCYPNPFNPFTTIEYTLPHQARVSIKIFNIRGQLIETALEQVKEAGRHTLKFNGVDLPSGIYLVSFKAGDYQETQKIILIK, from the coding sequence ATGATGCGTTTTTTGGTGTTAACGCTTTTTGTTCTGAGTAATATTTTGCTGGCTAAAACAACGGTGATTAGCCATTCGCCGCAATCGGTTTCAGTTGTCCCCACCAATGAAGGGGCCAGAATTAGCTGGGAATTAAATCTGCCGGATACGGTATTAAGTTTTAACAATAGCGTACCTTACGGCATCTGGAGCCCCCATTTAAATCAAGCGCTTGGCTGTGTTTTTGATCTGAGCGCCTTCCCCAACGCAACGCTGGAGCAAATCGATTTTGTGCACTATTCCCGACAAAAAATGCACGGTCCTTATTATTACCGCATTTTGTTTTTTGATATGGACAGCTCCAAATTATTTTACACAATCGATAGCCTGCAGGCAGGCGATTCCTTTGACTTCCCCCGATTTGAGGTTGGCGTGCCGTTGGGGTCCATCCCGGCCCGCGATCGTGTGGGTATTTTTGTTGAAGGACTCTCTTCGCCGGATGGCTCAAACGCTTTTCCGGCTCTGATGACCGATTCCAGCGAATATGTGCCGGGAATTAGTTATTACCTTGCCGATGTTAACGATCCCTTTCTAGCCAGCGACCCCAATTACACCAATTTTTACGAATTGAGCGAGGTGGCCAATGGGGCGACCAATCTGTTGCTTGATTTGTGGATCAACACCGGCGGCAATAAAACGAGCGGCGCTAACCTGCGAGTGCAGCCAGCGCTCTCCCGTCCCAACTCTTTTTCAGACGATGGCCTGGTGGGCTTTCTGGAACCTTCTGTTGCAAAAGCCATGCAAATCACGCAAAATCAGTCGATTATTGATGGTTTTTATATTTACCGCGGCGACACGACGGACGGCCAATTCGAACAGATCGCCGAGGTGACCGCAGAGGTTCGGCAATATATCGACGCCAATCCCTTAAGCGACAGCTCCTATTTTTATGCCGTGTCCAGTTTTAACGAAATGACCACTTCCATTAAAAAAATAAGCGCCTACTTTCAGCCGCCTGTTTTGACCATTAATGAAGCGCGTGTTGACAACGATAACGACTTTTCACCCGATTTAAGCGGTAAAATTGTGGCTGTGCGCGGGACGGTTGTCTCTCCGAATTTTAGCGATAAGGTGCAATTTTTTATTAATGACAAAGAGGGCGGCATTCTGCTCTATTCTTCCCGGTTCAGCCTTGATTTGAAGATCGGAGATAGTCTATTTGTTTACGGCAAAATTACGCAGTACAAAGGACTTACGGAAATAGCGCTCGATTCAGCCGCTCAGGTGCAGGTTATCGGTCAAAAGGAACATCCGCCGATGCCGCTGACTCTGGCCGATGTGGGCGAGGCTTATGAAGGACAGCTGGCGATTTTTACAGGATTAAGAATTGTTAATCCGGCGGATTGGCCCGCTGAAGGTAATAATGGCGCTTCTGTAATGGTTACGGATGGCCAGGACACGGTTGCTCTTTTCATCGATAAAGACACCGATCTCGATGGCTGGACGCCGCCGGTTGGAACCTTTAGTATGATCGCTATTGTTGATCAGTACACCAATAACGTGCCGGCCAGCGATGGATACGAGCTCCGTCCGCGCTCTCGCGATGATTTTGCTCCAGAAACGGCCATTGAAACGCCTCTGCCGGCGGTAAAACAATTTGATTTAAAGCCATGCTATCCCAATCCTTTTAATCCGTTTACAACCATTGAGTACACTCTGCCCCATCAGGCCAGGGTTTCCATTAAAATCTTTAATATTCGCGGGCAGTTGATTGAAACAGCACTTGAGCAGGTAAAAGAAGCAGGACGACACACGTTAAAATTTAACGGAGTTGATTTGCCATCGGGCATTTACCTGGTTTCTTTTAAGGCGGGCGATTACCAGGAAACGCAGAAGATCATTTTAATTAAATAA
- a CDS encoding NUDIX hydrolase translates to MAEQSYPQIGVGAVVIKDGKVLLVKRKNPPAKDQWAIPGGRLKLGETLKEACQRELLEETGIKAKVQELIYAFEVIERNPNNQIRFHYVILDFWADYLEGRAAAGDDASEVGWFDSEMLKKMDINPYTKKLLKEKLKFY, encoded by the coding sequence ATGGCCGAACAAAGTTATCCGCAAATAGGCGTGGGCGCCGTTGTTATTAAGGACGGCAAAGTGCTGCTCGTTAAACGAAAAAATCCTCCGGCAAAAGATCAATGGGCCATACCCGGCGGCCGGCTAAAGTTGGGCGAAACATTAAAGGAAGCATGCCAGCGTGAACTTCTTGAAGAAACGGGCATTAAAGCAAAGGTTCAGGAATTGATTTACGCCTTTGAAGTCATCGAGCGCAACCCAAATAATCAAATACGTTTTCACTACGTCATTTTAGATTTTTGGGCCGATTATCTCGAAGGCCGGGCAGCCGCTGGCGACGACGCCTCTGAGGTTGGCTGGTTCGATTCTGAGATGTTAAAAAAAATGGACATCAATCCTTACACCAAAAAACTATTAAAAGAGAAACTTAAATTTTATTAA
- a CDS encoding alpha/beta hydrolase family protein, producing the protein MRKLIFMTLMLAFSLNFLVFCQTGKKEQQPPLIPMEDFFKNPTKTSFKLSPDGEHIAFLQPWKSRLNVFVQKIGEEQATRITSAENRDIAGFAWANDQRIIYVQDKAGDENFKLYAVNIDGSNPAVLTPFEKVRVGIIDDLEDDPEHMIIQMNKRDPRVFDAYRININTGEMEMIAQNPGNISQWITDWQGDIRLAITTDGVNTSLLYRKDKNSPFKTILTTNFKETMQPLFFSFEDPTIIYAKSNLNRDKQALVKFDLDNARELEVIYKHPEVDIAGVMYSKKRKVLTGASYVTDRRRYVFFDDERRQLQTELEKLLPGYEVAVVDFNKNEDKCLVRTYSDKTRGSYFLYDLNSKQLTHLADISPWLKEEYMAEMQPITFKSRDGLTIHGYLTLPKGLEPKNLPVVVNPHGGPWYRDVWGFNPEVQFLANRGYAVLQINFRGSTGYGKKFWELSFKQWGKKMQDDITDGVQWLIKQGIADPKRIAIYGGSYGGYATLAGLAFTPDLYACGIDYVGVSNLFTFLNTIPPYWKPYLDMFHEMVGHPQRDSLLLAEASPVFHADKIKAPLFIAQGANDPRVNKAESDQMVEALRKRGVEVEYMVKDNEGHGFRNEENRFDFYRAMEKFLAEHLGGRMMEKQ; encoded by the coding sequence ATGCGCAAACTCATTTTCATGACCCTCATGTTGGCTTTTTCTCTTAATTTCCTGGTTTTTTGCCAGACCGGGAAAAAAGAGCAGCAGCCTCCGCTCATTCCCATGGAGGATTTTTTCAAAAATCCGACCAAAACCAGCTTTAAGCTCTCTCCGGATGGAGAACACATTGCCTTTTTGCAGCCCTGGAAAAGCCGCTTAAATGTCTTTGTGCAAAAAATAGGTGAAGAGCAGGCGACGCGCATTACCAGCGCAGAAAACCGCGATATTGCCGGCTTCGCCTGGGCCAATGATCAACGAATCATCTACGTTCAGGACAAAGCCGGAGACGAAAACTTTAAATTGTACGCCGTAAATATTGACGGCAGCAATCCTGCGGTTTTAACGCCTTTCGAAAAAGTACGCGTGGGAATTATTGACGACCTGGAAGACGATCCGGAGCACATGATAATCCAGATGAACAAGCGCGATCCCAGGGTGTTTGACGCCTACCGCATCAACATTAACACCGGCGAGATGGAAATGATCGCTCAGAATCCCGGTAATATTTCGCAGTGGATAACCGACTGGCAGGGCGATATTCGTCTGGCCATTACCACCGACGGCGTAAACACCAGCCTGCTTTATCGAAAAGATAAAAACAGCCCTTTCAAAACGATTTTAACCACCAATTTTAAAGAAACCATGCAGCCGCTGTTTTTTAGCTTCGAAGACCCTACAATCATTTACGCTAAATCAAATCTTAACAGAGACAAGCAGGCGCTGGTCAAATTTGATCTGGATAATGCCCGTGAGCTGGAAGTGATTTACAAACATCCTGAGGTGGATATTGCCGGGGTGATGTACTCCAAAAAGCGCAAGGTGCTTACCGGCGCTTCGTACGTTACCGATCGACGGCGCTACGTCTTTTTTGACGACGAACGGCGCCAGTTGCAGACCGAGCTGGAAAAACTGCTGCCCGGCTATGAAGTTGCCGTGGTTGATTTTAACAAGAATGAAGATAAATGCCTGGTGCGCACCTACAGCGATAAAACGCGCGGCTCGTACTTTTTGTACGATCTGAACAGCAAACAACTGACCCACCTGGCCGATATCAGCCCCTGGCTAAAAGAAGAATACATGGCCGAGATGCAGCCCATCACCTTCAAATCGCGCGACGGCTTAACCATTCACGGCTACTTAACCCTGCCCAAAGGCCTGGAGCCCAAAAACCTGCCGGTGGTAGTTAATCCGCACGGCGGCCCCTGGTACCGTGATGTGTGGGGATTTAATCCGGAAGTTCAGTTTCTGGCTAACCGTGGCTATGCCGTTTTGCAAATCAATTTTCGCGGTTCTACCGGTTACGGCAAAAAGTTCTGGGAACTGAGCTTTAAGCAGTGGGGCAAAAAGATGCAGGATGACATCACCGACGGCGTACAATGGCTGATTAAACAGGGCATCGCCGATCCCAAACGAATTGCCATTTACGGCGGCTCTTATGGCGGTTACGCCACGCTGGCCGGGCTGGCCTTTACGCCCGATCTTTACGCCTGCGGCATCGATTACGTCGGGGTTTCTAACCTGTTCACCTTTTTAAACACCATTCCGCCTTACTGGAAGCCCTACCTGGACATGTTTCATGAAATGGTCGGCCATCCGCAGCGCGACAGTTTGCTGCTGGCCGAGGCCTCGCCGGTCTTCCATGCCGATAAAATAAAAGCGCCACTGTTTATCGCTCAGGGCGCCAACGATCCGCGCGTCAACAAGGCAGAGTCGGATCAGATGGTGGAAGCCCTGCGCAAAAGAGGCGTCGAAGTGGAATATATGGTTAAAGACAATGAAGGCCATGGTTTCCGCAACGAAGAAAACCGGTTCGATTTTTACCGCGCCATGGAAAAGTTTTTGGCCGAACACCTGGGCGGCCGCATGATGGAAAAGCAATAA
- a CDS encoding hemerythrin domain-containing protein yields the protein MKRSKYLVPLSWEHHNALLNANRLHKGIANRTETRILLEFANFIWQNDLFPHFQREENIIMTRQEWPHVPEHLRTRVLQEHQTMDDLVKRLNNLSDEDEIRRLLNELASMVISHVRFEERELFPAIEEAFFEQSLQKIEQALREAHVPGCTIWSPKFWQKKE from the coding sequence ATGAAACGCAGCAAATATCTTGTGCCCCTGTCATGGGAACACCACAATGCGTTGTTAAACGCCAATCGTTTGCATAAAGGAATTGCCAACCGTACCGAAACGCGCATTCTACTCGAATTTGCTAACTTCATCTGGCAAAACGACCTCTTTCCCCATTTTCAACGTGAAGAAAACATCATCATGACGCGCCAGGAATGGCCGCACGTTCCCGAACATCTCAGAACGCGCGTTCTTCAAGAACATCAAACCATGGACGACCTGGTAAAGAGGTTAAATAATTTAAGTGATGAAGATGAAATAAGACGCCTGTTGAACGAACTGGCCAGCATGGTAATCAGCCATGTGCGCTTTGAAGAGCGGGAGTTGTTCCCGGCCATCGAAGAAGCCTTTTTCGAACAAAGCCTACAAAAGATTGAACAGGCTTTAAGAGAGGCGCATGTGCCGGGTTGCACAATCTGGAGTCCTAAATTCTGGCAAAAGAAAGAATAA
- a CDS encoding HDOD domain-containing protein produces the protein MIKIKNRRVQNFLKNSEQLPSLPVISLKIIQLTEDPDFEIKDLANIIKADAVFTGKLLRIVNSSYFGLRREVKSIEQAISMLGVDSIRNLAITFSLFDVFPADHSDIYPELFKKSLCAGIVSNFVSEIVTQEEKEELFLASTLQYLGAFFLTFMIPKTYRAILEEGRRRGLPYLFIEKAELGITHLEIGLFMAKKWRLPKIIEQALQYRIKRDVYFFKDSAQEIISKLEIVRVGSLAAEIFFGYHRALSMALFRQTLQNISGQITREVAQDLLSSVPNLMKNMYDQYGLDFTGDMSYEDIVREAEQELIQLSYRNVRTYFEMQRMKNQLNELEEKSPTN, from the coding sequence ATGATTAAAATCAAGAACAGGCGAGTACAAAATTTTCTTAAAAACAGCGAACAACTGCCTTCGCTGCCTGTAATCTCTTTAAAAATCATCCAGCTTACCGAGGATCCGGATTTTGAAATTAAAGACCTGGCCAATATCATCAAAGCGGATGCGGTTTTTACGGGCAAGTTACTGCGCATTGTTAATTCTTCCTATTTTGGCCTGAGACGCGAAGTAAAAAGTATTGAACAGGCTATTTCGATGTTAGGCGTGGATTCGATCCGCAATCTGGCCATTACGTTCAGCCTGTTTGATGTCTTCCCTGCCGATCATTCAGATATTTATCCGGAGTTGTTTAAAAAATCGTTGTGCGCCGGAATTGTTTCCAATTTTGTCTCCGAAATCGTAACGCAAGAAGAAAAAGAAGAGTTGTTTTTGGCCAGCACCCTGCAATACCTTGGGGCCTTTTTCCTGACGTTCATGATTCCCAAAACCTACCGGGCCATTCTGGAAGAAGGCCGGCGTCGCGGGCTGCCCTACCTGTTCATCGAAAAAGCGGAGCTGGGAATAACGCATCTTGAGATCGGTCTTTTTATGGCCAAAAAATGGCGGTTGCCGAAAATCATCGAACAGGCTTTGCAATACAGAATTAAGCGTGACGTTTATTTTTTTAAAGATTCTGCTCAGGAAATTATTTCAAAGCTGGAGATCGTTCGCGTTGGCAGTCTTGCCGCGGAAATATTTTTTGGATACCATCGCGCCCTTTCCATGGCCCTGTTCCGGCAAACCCTCCAAAACATTTCCGGGCAGATTACCCGTGAAGTTGCGCAGGACTTGCTTTCCTCGGTTCCGAATTTAATGAAAAATATGTACGACCAGTATGGCCTGGATTTTACCGGCGATATGAGTTATGAAGATATTGTCCGCGAGGCCGAGCAGGAGCTGATCCAGCTAAGTTACCGAAATGTGCGCACCTATTTCGAGATGCAAAGGATGAAAAACCAACTCAATGAGCTGGAAGAAAAAAGCCCGACGAATTAA
- a CDS encoding M48 family metallopeptidase: MRRASIILLPLLAFLMACSTVPITGRKQLNIIPAPQILSMSFQQYEQFLSEHKVITGTPEARMVQRVGQKIQNAVERYFSAKGMANRLSGYQWEFHLVEDPQINAWCMPGGKVVVYTGILPITQNETGLAVVMGHEIAHAVAEHGNERMSQGLLVQLGGLALSKALEEKPEETRNLFLTAFGIGSQVGVLLPYSRLHEKEADHLGLIFMAMAGYDPREAVKFWERMAKMSGGNKPPEFLSTHPSDETRIKNLKKILPDALKYYKK, translated from the coding sequence ATGAGACGCGCATCAATCATTCTCTTACCGCTTTTGGCTTTTTTAATGGCCTGCTCTACTGTTCCAATAACCGGACGCAAGCAATTAAACATCATTCCCGCGCCGCAGATTTTAAGCATGAGTTTTCAACAATATGAACAGTTTTTAAGCGAGCACAAAGTAATTACCGGCACGCCGGAAGCCCGCATGGTTCAACGGGTGGGGCAAAAAATTCAAAACGCCGTTGAGCGCTATTTTTCCGCAAAAGGCATGGCGAACAGGTTATCCGGTTACCAGTGGGAATTTCATCTGGTGGAAGACCCGCAAATCAACGCCTGGTGTATGCCCGGCGGCAAGGTGGTGGTCTACACAGGCATTTTACCCATTACGCAAAATGAAACCGGCCTGGCGGTGGTTATGGGCCATGAAATAGCGCATGCCGTTGCCGAGCATGGCAACGAGCGTATGAGTCAGGGGCTATTGGTTCAACTGGGAGGCCTGGCTTTAAGCAAAGCGTTAGAAGAGAAACCGGAAGAAACGCGCAATTTGTTTTTAACGGCCTTTGGCATTGGTTCTCAAGTCGGCGTTTTATTGCCTTACAGCAGGCTCCATGAAAAAGAGGCCGATCATTTGGGTTTGATTTTTATGGCCATGGCCGGCTATGATCCTCGAGAAGCCGTCAAGTTCTGGGAACGGATGGCTAAAATGAGCGGCGGAAATAAGCCACCGGAATTTTTAAGCACCCATCCTTCTGATGAAACGCGCATTAAAAACTTGAAAAAAATTCTCCCCGATGCCCTTAAATATTACAAAAAATAA